In Candidatus Edwardsbacteria bacterium, the following are encoded in one genomic region:
- a CDS encoding DNA polymerase III subunit alpha codes for MPHSRFTHLHLHTEYSVLDGLIPVKKLVEKAAEHKMTSLAITDHGNMFGALDFYTTARSAGIKPIIGSEMYLAPGSRLDRSADAGGETAFHLILLARNETGYRNLMKLSSAGFLDGFYYKPRIDKEFLAQHSEGLLALSSCIQGEIAQAILKGNPPKAREAASFYRELFGPDFFLEIQNHGLPEELQVIPEIAALSKELDIPLVATNDVHYLEAKDAKAHDALLCIQTGRIISDPDRMKFSNDNFYFKSPAEMARLFEEFPQSIDNTMAVAERCNLLLSDLGSGKLNIPSYAIPQEFDSQHAYLRYLAETGLSKRYQTVTSGIRERLNKELEIIEKMNFPGYFLVVKDFIDFARANQVPVGPGRGSAVGSLVLYCLGITDVEPLRFNLLFERFLNPERVTMPDIDIDFGDTQRGKVIEYVNQKYGSDSVAQIITFGTMQAKAAVRDVGRVYSLSYSEADKIAKLIPFGNTIAEALKHVPELDKLVRSDPRFQEVIEIAQAVEGRIRNVGTHAAGVVITPGRLTDYLPLFKSSKGDVSTQYEMGWLEKCGLLKMDFLGLRNLTVIDDTVRMLRERGVNVDMEAIPYNDEQTFALLKKGNTTGIFQLESAGMRDLTVKLQTSSLDDIIAVISLYRPGPMDLIPQFLARKNGQERIEYEHPLLEPICKNTYGILIYQEQVMQAVQALAGYSLGAGYLMLKSIGKKRLEDLEKQRPAFIKGCYEINKIPKDRAEKIFDLLAKFAGYGFNKSHAAGYAVLAYQTAYLKAHYPLEYMSAVLTSVMGDTNKTISFLANCRETGIVMLPPDINASQHHYQPEGPAIRFGLGAVKNVGRNTIDSIIGARRELKSFDSLKQMLENIDARVVNRKVLESLIKSGCFDAIQPDREGLLNDLDLTMESAAQIRHEREMGQTSFFDSAEPAPGPARDQAKKAPAQVSRKQFLAFEKEALGFYLSGHPLEKYAADIKCFASHNLDQLTGLDDYQAVIVAGLISSVKSITQKNGKPMAFVSLEDLTGFTEVVVFSDLYDAKRSLINSDGVVLVAGTVSTKEDEAPKIVASDFYALPECRKGLVEQLEILLEQTKMNDEFTRQLTGILQRYPGVCSVTFVIKNGQSQPVRIRSQKLKVMPEQELLAELNQFLGGPLYRFCGKWQPAPPRKQSNYRKNGPGGRYQ; via the coding sequence ATGCCTCACTCCCGATTCACCCATCTTCACCTTCATACCGAATACAGCGTCCTGGACGGCCTGATCCCGGTTAAAAAACTGGTGGAGAAGGCGGCCGAGCATAAGATGACCTCGCTGGCCATCACCGATCACGGCAATATGTTCGGGGCCCTGGATTTTTACACCACCGCCCGCTCGGCCGGGATCAAACCCATCATCGGCAGCGAGATGTACCTGGCCCCCGGCAGCCGGCTGGACCGTTCGGCCGACGCCGGCGGGGAGACCGCCTTTCATTTGATACTGCTGGCCCGCAACGAGACCGGCTACCGCAACTTGATGAAGCTTTCCTCGGCCGGGTTCCTGGATGGGTTCTATTACAAGCCCCGGATCGACAAGGAGTTTCTGGCCCAGCACTCCGAGGGCCTGCTGGCCCTCTCCTCCTGCATTCAGGGCGAAATCGCCCAGGCCATTCTGAAAGGCAATCCCCCAAAAGCCCGGGAGGCCGCCTCCTTCTACCGTGAATTGTTCGGGCCGGATTTCTTTCTGGAGATCCAGAACCACGGCCTGCCCGAGGAGCTTCAGGTCATCCCCGAGATCGCCGCCCTGTCCAAGGAGCTGGACATCCCGCTGGTGGCCACCAACGACGTCCACTATCTGGAAGCCAAGGATGCCAAGGCCCATGACGCTCTGCTGTGCATCCAGACCGGCAGGATCATCAGCGATCCCGACCGGATGAAATTCTCCAACGACAACTTCTACTTCAAATCACCGGCCGAGATGGCCCGGCTTTTCGAGGAATTCCCCCAATCCATCGACAACACCATGGCGGTGGCCGAGCGCTGCAACCTGCTGCTGTCCGATCTGGGTTCCGGCAAACTGAACATCCCCTCCTATGCCATCCCCCAGGAATTCGACAGCCAGCATGCCTACCTGAGATACCTGGCCGAGACCGGCCTCAGCAAAAGATACCAGACGGTCACCTCCGGGATCAGGGAGCGGCTGAACAAGGAACTTGAGATCATCGAGAAGATGAACTTCCCCGGCTATTTCCTGGTGGTCAAGGATTTCATCGATTTCGCCCGGGCCAACCAGGTTCCGGTGGGACCGGGCCGGGGCTCGGCGGTGGGCAGCCTGGTGCTGTATTGCCTGGGCATCACCGATGTGGAACCGCTGAGGTTCAACCTGCTGTTCGAGCGGTTTTTGAATCCGGAGCGGGTCACCATGCCGGACATCGACATCGATTTCGGCGACACCCAGCGCGGCAAGGTGATCGAATACGTCAACCAGAAATACGGTTCGGACAGCGTGGCCCAGATCATCACCTTCGGCACCATGCAGGCCAAGGCCGCGGTGCGGGACGTGGGCCGGGTGTACAGCTTAAGCTACAGCGAGGCCGACAAGATCGCCAAGCTGATCCCCTTCGGCAACACCATCGCCGAGGCCCTAAAGCACGTGCCCGAACTGGACAAGCTGGTGAGATCCGACCCCCGCTTCCAGGAGGTGATCGAGATCGCCCAGGCGGTGGAGGGCCGGATCCGAAACGTCGGCACCCACGCCGCCGGGGTGGTGATCACCCCGGGGCGGCTGACCGATTATCTGCCCCTGTTCAAGAGCAGCAAGGGGGACGTCTCCACCCAGTACGAGATGGGCTGGCTGGAGAAGTGCGGCCTGCTGAAGATGGATTTTCTGGGCCTGCGCAACCTGACGGTGATCGACGACACCGTCCGGATGCTCCGGGAACGGGGCGTCAACGTGGACATGGAGGCCATCCCCTACAACGATGAGCAGACTTTTGCCCTGCTGAAGAAGGGCAACACCACCGGGATATTCCAGCTGGAATCGGCCGGCATGCGCGATCTGACGGTCAAGCTGCAAACCTCCTCCCTGGACGACATTATCGCGGTGATCTCCCTGTACCGGCCCGGGCCGATGGATCTGATCCCCCAATTCCTGGCCCGCAAAAACGGCCAGGAGCGGATCGAGTACGAGCACCCCCTGCTGGAGCCCATCTGCAAGAACACCTACGGCATCCTGATCTACCAGGAACAGGTGATGCAGGCGGTGCAGGCCCTGGCCGGTTATTCGCTGGGCGCCGGATATCTGATGCTGAAATCCATCGGCAAAAAACGGCTGGAGGATCTGGAGAAACAGCGCCCGGCCTTCATCAAGGGATGCTACGAAATCAATAAGATCCCCAAGGATCGGGCCGAAAAGATATTCGACCTGCTGGCCAAGTTCGCCGGATACGGCTTCAACAAATCGCATGCCGCCGGTTATGCGGTGCTGGCCTACCAGACGGCTTATCTCAAGGCTCATTACCCCTTGGAATACATGTCGGCCGTGCTGACCAGCGTGATGGGCGACACCAACAAGACCATCTCCTTTCTGGCCAATTGCCGGGAGACCGGCATCGTCATGCTTCCCCCGGATATCAATGCCAGCCAGCACCACTACCAGCCGGAGGGCCCGGCCATCCGCTTCGGCCTGGGGGCGGTGAAGAACGTGGGCCGTAACACCATCGATTCCATCATCGGGGCCCGCCGGGAGCTAAAAAGCTTCGATTCACTGAAGCAGATGCTGGAGAACATCGACGCCCGGGTGGTCAACCGCAAGGTGCTGGAAAGTCTGATAAAATCCGGCTGCTTTGATGCCATCCAGCCGGACCGCGAGGGCCTGCTGAACGATCTGGACCTCACCATGGAATCGGCCGCCCAGATCCGCCACGAGCGGGAGATGGGCCAGACCTCCTTCTTCGACTCCGCCGAACCGGCGCCCGGCCCCGCCCGGGATCAGGCGAAAAAAGCCCCGGCCCAGGTGAGCCGCAAGCAGTTTCTGGCCTTCGAAAAGGAGGCTTTGGGGTTCTATCTGTCCGGGCACCCCCTGGAGAAATACGCCGCCGACATCAAATGCTTCGCCAGCCATAATTTGGACCAATTGACCGGCCTGGATGATTATCAGGCGGTGATCGTGGCCGGCCTGATCTCCTCGGTCAAATCCATCACCCAGAAGAACGGCAAACCGATGGCCTTCGTCTCGCTGGAGGATCTTACCGGGTTCACCGAGGTGGTGGTTTTCTCCGACCTGTACGATGCCAAGCGCAGCCTGATAAACAGCGACGGAGTGGTGCTGGTGGCCGGAACCGTTTCCACCAAGGAGGACGAGGCTCCCAAGATCGTAGCCTCGGACTTTTACGCCCTGCCGGAATGCCGCAAGGGCCTGGTGGAACAGCTGGAGATCCTTCTGGAGCAGACCAAGATGAACGACGAATTCACCCGCCAGCTGACCGGGATACTGCAGCGCTATCCCGGGGTCTGTTCGGTGACCTTT